In Tachypleus tridentatus isolate NWPU-2018 chromosome 3, ASM421037v1, whole genome shotgun sequence, the sequence GTTGCCCAAAGATGTGCATGCAGCTTAACATTATTTACTATACCAGTGTAGGCCTAAGATTAGGAAGTCATATATTCATTCGTCAATGCTTTTACTGGCAATCACGGTTTCATGCTATTTTTATGTTTACGTAACTGTTTCAGTAGGTTaaagtaaataactaataaaagtaaaatagctCAAAAcgtactgtatatataaaatggaacttCCAGATCAAGAACAGTTAAAAAGATTACAATTTGTATCATGTTTTCTAATGGTAACATTCACTGtagaaaaaattttaaattcataaataaaaaacaaacataaagaaacatgtagatacagttatataatattaggtatacaattaaattttatttttcaatattagtaTCTTACCGACTGCTCTGAACTGTGGTTACTATTCAACTTTCGTCCATGTATTCTGTCTTCTAATTTTTCTATACGTCTCTCCAGACATTCCAGTGTCTGTTCTTGCTGAAACATAATacgatattaaatatatatgtatatagttaatATTCTGAAGGTTACACTTAAAGCTACTGACAAACACTCTGAACAGAACTTTCCCAATTTAAGTCCCCAGATGCgaaatgattattattattattttctaaatacaaAACATGTCTGACAACATTTTAACACTTATCGATACACGTAAAACACTCGATCATGCCAACCAGATTGCCTATTACGTCATATGATTTGAGTTTATTGTCATCAAAAccgttaaataaatttaataaaactgaatacttgcaaaagtttcattaaataataaataatgttcatttctgtaaataaagatAGACTGTATTTTtctaattagaaaataaaaatcggTGTCGGCTCGAATAGCTCCGAAAATTTACGAGGTACAAAACGTCACTgcattggttaaaaaaaaaagtcagggggttcgattcctttcggtgggctgagcagatagtccgatgtggctttgctataaaaaacacataccGCTAGAAATCGAGATTCAGTATTAACAAGATTGATACGTACGATTTTCTTTctcacaacaaatatattttaatgtacaaataataatacactttatcAATTTACATTAAAGGcttttactaatatttattacaaatgatggcaTACATACAAGGGTTTTACGAACTATACTAAATCTTCCGtctggtctagaactaaatattttatcgatagtCCAGGTCCACGACAGGTAAATTAAtgctgagttgatattgtcacatctCGTCTTGTAATCGTTACACCAAACATCTTCCCCTtctcagccgtgggtgcgttataacgtaacagccaatcccattattcgttggtaaaaaagtatcccaagagttggcggtgagtgttgatgactagctgccttccctctagtcttacactgctaaattagggacagcaagcacagatagccctcgtgtagctttgcacgaaattcgaaaacaaacaaacatttcgcCTTAGCTAGTGCTGTCTTTTCTTAGGTTTGTAATGCTCGAATTTCATAAACGTTTCTtgttaaattctgtagttttccgattaataagtgttaaccaCAACTGTAGCTTCCAAGACTTATGTTAGACTGACTGCAGCTAACCAATAATAatctgtctcttggcgcgttggTTTATGTAGTTTAAAGCGAGATTCTcgaatgttaaacaatgttcgaaaacacaaTATCGTTTTCGTAAAGTAAATATGATTGATTCTATCtgtcaagaatcttctacaaatttagagaacaggcggaatttgtgcaatacacatccaacagaATATGTGACATGcatcaaactaaaacaaacataggtattaaaatGAAGGTATAAAAGTAAATCCATGCGTGGATTTATTAACTGTGTGTTTTTGTCagtgataaaatttgtatttcatttgtattcaagttttattttggatttttttgctggagtttaaactgtttttgttcgACTTTGTATTGACATTTTGTTTTAGTCCGTCACAACACTAAACTAAGGTAAATGAACACAAAACTTGCTGGTTGGTTCAAGTTTTTAATTGGTTGGTGTGCGGAATATGAATGCATCATACATTTCTTTCAATGTGAACAGAGTGCAAGTAGTCCCTTTTATAGCAGTGCACTTATAAAACGACAAACAACATAAGTTCTTGTAAtgttatagtatttattctgaatttatcatttattctACACAAGCTGAGTTACTCGTTTTTTGTCTGGGCTATGAACGTTTACAAAATTTGTAGCTGGATGCTATattacatacatgtgtgtgtgtgtgtgtatgtatatatatatagagagagagagcacAAAAGAAAATTTGTTGCATCTCTGTTTGTccgttatctaactactcctaCGTCGCCAAATCAATCTGAAAGAAATTTTATGGGTTGATAGTGTTAAATAAAGAGTATTTAATTGGAGATTTCCATCTCCTTCAACCTTGTTAATGAGCATATATTATCTTAGAcgtaagttaacattaattacactCACAGATAACGAAGAAAACTATTAAATTCCAAGCAGCACAATATTTTCATAGTGTGGTAGAGGGCACACAAACGCCTCATATTTCAGACAGTGCATTAGCACTCTCCATGGAAAagtgtaatgaaaacaaaatgactgCCATTTTCACAGCAATTCATAAACTTAGCTCAAGTTTCTACTCTTAAGTTTTTACTGATATGAAGAGCCGTTTCTTGAGCTGTACGAACTTCCTCCTTTGGCCAGTGACCTTACAATTTCATACCGTAAAACACAGCTGCAGCCAATGACCATCTATTAATTACTCACGTGAAACATTTTGGAAGCTGGATGTTGAAAGCAggtaatataaaacacaaatactaTTAATACTTCCgatacctcttcctacaaagtcacccTGACCAAACAACATCgtattataagtatataaatactGTGTTCTTAAAGCTTATATAAAACTTTGAGTaaggtaataatgtatattataattgaaatgtgtGAAAGTTTTACCGATACTGCAAAAACACCAGATTTTATTCTATAACTGATTACTTGTGAAGAAGAGATACAAATATCCATATTCAAGTCCGCAGCTAAGAAAGTGAAAATTGTATTccagtaaataataaaaagaaggacttgaaaaagaaaaatgcaCTTTCATATGTATAGAAATATAATTTCTTGGTCATGTTGTTTTTAGAGAAAGGATTATTTTTTTATACGGATAGTGATGTTAGATTGATTTCAACTTGTGACCAAAATCTATATATCATAATGTCGTACTACCAATGGTTCACGACCGACCTTTACAATATCGCCTTACCATTATTGGATCCTACTACGGTAGATACATCACTTAGAGTAAGTTATGTGAACAAGCATTCCAGTCCTTAAAGGTTGCTTTAGTATAAGCCCTTATATTGATACTTATGTGAGAGGATTTTAAATTCCTaccagaaaacaatgtaataaaatctcttttttgacataaaaatattcacacactCAAATCATAAAAACGTATTCAGATTATTCGAAAAAAAGAAACGTGCCTTTTGCGTAATATGAATGGGAAgagggcccggcacggccaggtggttagggtactcgagtcataatctgagggtcgcggatacGAATCCCTATTATatcaaacatgcctgccctttcagccgtaagggcgttatagcgtaacgatcaatccactattcgtcggtaaaagagtagctcgagaattggtggtaggtggtgatgtccaactgccttctctctagtcttataaaCTGTTCAGGAGGTTGGCTAGAATATTACCTCCTAATTGGTGTAACTAGAATTAAAACCAATTAGCAATTAAGATGGTGTTAGTTATATCTCCTACACAAATTAAAATGCTTATAATATTCCCAACTTGGATCAAATTTCCGGTCCAAAGTAGAAGGTCACGTAAGTTAGttattgaaatgttatttcaCGTTGTGCATGGTGCCCACTGCATTGGAACAGGCCTAAATTTTTACACTAATCACAAAACATTTCGGTCATGACTCCAAACTCCTAATTTTTACTTGCTTTTCGTAAGCACACCGCTGACAATCCTGATTTACTACAAACACTGGCCTCTACGTATTTTGTTCCGACAGCTATAATACTGAGGACCAGCCTTATAACCTATCAGTTTTGTTTCCATGGTAAAATATTTGCAGAGTATTTTATGTTAGGATAGTTAGGATCACTGTGCACATGTTGTGGCAATTCTTGAAGAGACGTAATACTCCTTACTTTCAGTGAAATGATATGATagtgaatttaaattatttattgaaccattccttcatttatgtCATCGATCTATATCAAAGAGAGAACAAGTTCCAACACTAAATCATTAGGTAccccatttgtgacattaatcgaGTTTGACTGAAATCCATTTAGAACAATCCTCTCTTTCCTTCCATCCATCCAACGAGTTAACATATCCCCATacctaaatatataattttttaaaaacattttatatggactttatcaaatactttctgaaaatctagatCCACTAAATCTTCTTCAAgtaatgtcaaaagatttgtaaggcaatatTTTTCTTGAGAGAAGTATTGCTGACAACCCAACAAAACTTGaagctttgttaaatgactttgtaaaacAACTGTTATCAGACTTACAAAAACTTTCTTCATCATTGGTGTAAGATTAACAGGTCTATAATTACGTGGATAATTTTTATCATCTGCCTGCCCttcaagaacttacaaaaaatagtagcaaatggctcacatattcaatccttaCGGCTTCCTTCAAAACCTTCAGATGAATATTATCAAACCCAAAAGCGGTATCATTCTTTAAACGTTGAATTAATatgataaatttgtttaatattttatttttattttcattttatttaaaactttatttttatacatttaagaaAATGTAGAGACTAATAATAAAACTCTCATAATCATACTGTGTCATTCCTTAAATACCTTTCTTACGTTTTCACATTTTGCTTAtccttaatatatttaaataagtaaatagtattaatttttacatttacagCCAATCTTTATCCTTATAGTGTTTCGATTTTATAGTTTCctaattacttaaaaatatattttgaaactttttctaCGTCTAATCACTATCTTCAATTAATTCAGTTACTCAATTCATAGAAGATGATTcttgtataattctttaaaattaatttttttttatatttggtattgtaatttcattatttcttatctTCATTTGCAGCATAACGTCAAATCTAATTGAGAAATGGTCACTTGCACCTAGATGTTGCACAACTTCTACTCACTGAAAAatttctgtattaaaagttaacaataaatctaaaatagaaCTCTTCCTAAGGGATTCACCATCCAATTTGTGAAGAAAACCATCGTAAACAGTTTCTAAAATAACACGTCTTTCCCTgatttccggatttacaacgctaaaatcaggggttcgattcccctttgtggctttgctatacgaaaaacacacacaaacacacaccctGATTTGCCCCTGTCATTTCCAAACGTATATGTCTGGAATTAAAATTTGTCATAATTATAATCTCATTAGAGTTGTATCCTTCATCTTACTGAAGAGTTTGTCTCATTTTCACCAGTTTCGTCTGTTGTCCTGTAACAACTACCATCTTAAACTATTCTCCCTTTATAGCAGTTAGCATAAACCTAAAACAGATTCAATATGATTAAACACGaatgtttacttataaaatagtTCTGATGATGGTGGTTCTAGAGATGACGACATAATCCAGTATTTTCTACACCGAAAAACTGCCTGCCCACTGATTAGGAATCGAATAGTGGATTTTACCTTCTAAGTCCGGAAACTTCTCTCTGATCCAGTGTGATACCATTATGAAAAACTTTTCTTGTGATTCTTATGAACGACAAATGACAAATGGAAACTAATTTATAAAAGGAATATGTAATTTCGATTAGTTTGATGCCAAAGATAAAAGACTTGTTGTAAAACTTTGCCTTTGTACACATAGGAACATAatcggtgtgtgtgtgtgtgctttcttatagcaaagccatgtcgggctatctgctgagcccacctaagggaatcgaaccactgcttttagcgttggaaattcgtagacttaccgctatactagcggggagCTGGTATTGGGAAAGatagataaagtaaattttgtaaCCGTAAGATTTTGTACAAGAATTAATGTTCCCATGCGATAACAGCATAATACAGGTTAAATAAACTACAAAAGGAAGTAGTGTGTCTTACAAATTagctaaaacaataaaacaagtggTAGTGTGCAAAACTTGTTACAAACTTCGTGCATAAGTCACATCTCACCgtcaccagcatcagatacataCTTATACAGTCAGGacgttaaaactatatataaggTATATTCAAGTGTTCAAATTACTACAGAAATTAGGTAACCACAACTGTAGCTTCCAAGACTTATCTTAGACATACTGTAGCTAACCAGTAATAATCTATCTCTTGGCTAATACGTCAGTCATGGTAAACGCAACACATACTTATTTTATCacgtattaatttaaataatgattgTTAATGTTTAGAAAAATTACATAAGGTGTTATTTGTGATGTACACACTAGGGGTACCGAAACCCAATTTTTGGCATTTTAGACTTACTGGTGTAAGACTGGAAGCTTCACTAATGACGTCACACGACAGTATATACAAATTCTAGAACTAGTCACGATAGCTAGCAAACGATAACTATCGTGTCAAATACTGAAATCGATAATTATTAAAGTGTGTAAATAGAAAAAGTTGTAATAgtctataaaatgtttaatttctctAAGTGGTACCAAGTTTACCACTTTATATAATTGAATATATTGTTTGGAAAGAAAAGaccgtgaaaaataaaattgaatttttttagcACTGGTCGTGAAAtcttgtcatattaaatgtattttattgtgtATATCGAACTATAAAACGTAAATGTACATACCTATATCAACGTGtaattttaactatatatatttgatatcCTTAAACAGTACTAAGAGAACTTACAAACTGACAGAATCTTCAATAATGCTTCAATTTACTGGGccgttaaaatgttattttacttacCTTTATAAAAACAACTTGCAAAATAAAACTGGCTTCTCTTTTTCATTAAAATGCATTtcgttagttagttagttagttagtttgtttgtttgtttgttttggaatttcgcacaaagctactcgagggctatctgtgctagccgtccctaatttagcagtgtaagactagagggaaggcagctagtcatcaccacccaccgccaactcttgggctactcttttaccaacgaatagtgggattgaccgtcacattatacacccccacggctgggagggcgagcatgtttagcgcaacgcgggcgcgaacccgcgaccctcggattacgagtcgcacgccttacgcgcttggccatgccaggccatgctTGTGAGTTTTGGTTAGGCACAATTATTAACAGGCCCGCCATACcttaaccaggtggttaaggcactcgactcgtaattcgagggtcgtgggttcgaatccccgtcacacgaaacatgctcgccttttcagccgtgggggctttataatatgacggtcaatcccactattcgttggtaaaagagtagcccaagagtcggcggtgggtggtgatgattacctgccttccatctaatcttacattgctaaattagggacggctaacgcatatagctctcgtgtagctttgcgcggaattcaaaacaaactaataactgGTAAGTGCAACTGTTACGTCACTTTCGACGGTGGAGAAGTTTAGCAACagaaacaaaacagatattttttatgtatttgtaattttcttaGGAAATTTTGAATACATATACATGTAGGAGAACTTTAATTCATAAAGTTTTTAAGTATATTCAAGTTGTAGTTGTGAACTTCTAAGTTTTTTAGTCTTCAAACGGCTTTACGTTGCGAATTGAATAAtagtctacacacacacacatatacttgaATATAATTTAGGCTATAAACGTACGTCATAGATCAAGATTCTAACTGATTGGATGTTCAAGTGTTCAAGTAGCCAAATGTAATCAATGGAATTAACGTTGTTTGATTTCGGCTGTGTAGTGTTTACACAAGTTGCGGTGGCGAAACTTACCTCTCCCAGTCGAAGTGCTGGCAATAAAAGCTACATTGGAAATGAGCTCACTGAATAAAACGTTTACCAAAAATTCGTTTTTTATGAAAGAAGATTCTTGGAATAAAAAGACGTTTTCATATCCAACGGTTTGTGATGAAAATATTGATTTCGAAAGAGATTACACGGTTTTGCACAGATTACGTTGTTTGTTAGGCCTTAAGCCAAGAAAAGATCCGAATGAAGGAGAACACATAAGTTTGTGCTTTGGAAAGAGGTTTCAGTGGcgaagaatttttgtaattatttacctTCACTTATCCATGGCTCGAGCATTCAACCAGATAATCTTCCTGTGGCTCCAGGATGACGGCCTTGGCTTCTGGGAAAGTATTACGGATACTTTTCACAGCTTGTCGGCAGCAATAACTGTGGATATTTTGGtctataaagaacaagaaatagTCAACCTGATTACATTCTTTGAACAGAAGATTGTCCCCTTATTAAATTATTCTTTGCGACGTATAGTGCAAAAGACTCTGAGACCAACAAAGTATGCCTACACCTGTTGTTTAATAGTTCTTTTGGCCTGTCTTTGGTTAAACGTCTTCTATGTTTGGAAATTTCCACGTATCTTACAATACAACTATTTTGGATTCTCCAGTTTGTCATTTCCCATTTGGCTGTCATACGGTCTAATTGCAATTGAACGGGGATTGTTTGTTGTCGTTACTTGGGGTGTCCTGGCTGGCATAATGGCCTTTTACGTATCCCTTTGTACATTGATGGGACTAGCTTTAAGCTGCTGGAACAAAAAAGCCGATTACAGCTGCAGGATGTTTTCTGGAAAACCCAAGAAAGAGAAACATTTCCGAGAAAGGATTATGACATTACGGAAAGAGCATTGCAACTTTGGAAA encodes:
- the LOC143246090 gene encoding uncharacterized protein LOC143246090, producing MSSLNKTFTKNSFFMKEDSWNKKTFSYPTVCDENIDFERDYTVLHRLRCLLGLKPRKDPNEGEHISLCFGKRFQWRRIFVIIYLHLSMARAFNQIIFLWLQDDGLGFWESITDTFHSLSAAITVDILVYKEQEIVNLITFFEQKIVPLLNYSLRRIVQKTLRPTKYAYTCCLIVLLACLWLNVFYVWKFPRILQYNYFGFSSLSFPIWLSYGLIAIERGLFVVVTWGVLAGIMAFYVSLCTLMGLALSCWNKKADYSCRMFSGKPKKEKHFRERIMTLRKEHCNFGNAVLLVESLFSPLVFVWCSHFLLVSLNEITYRIAFSRLAVSFILPLGMAAVLNSLPVVTFFLMTLTAATTSDLSEESLQQIRMLFTRSLQTMDLCTDLKMKSLTLELMNSKIAFTAWNFFTLDRSLILTIAGALLTYGVVVAQFKGM